In Sphingobium sp. B2D3C, a genomic segment contains:
- the glgC gene encoding glucose-1-phosphate adenylyltransferase: MTQREGRKQPLARDAMAYVLAGGRGSRLMELTDNRAKPAVYFGGMSRIIDFALSNAINSGIRRIGVATQYKAHSLIRHMQRAWNFLRPERNESFDILPASQRIDEFHWYEGTADAVFQNIDIIASHAPKYIVILAGDHIYKMDYELMLQQHVQENADVTVGCLEVPRMQATAFGVMHVDDKGQITSFLEKPADPPAMPGKPDVALASMGIYVFTTEFLFEQLRRDADDPESKRDFGGDIIPYIVKHGKAVAHLFSSSAIRAAEQIEEYWRDVGTLDAYWEANIDLTDVVPKLNMYDRDWPIWTDQIIAAPAKFVHDEEGRRGMAVSSLISQDCIVSGAEAHRSLLFTGVKMGSFASVKEAVILPYCNIGRGARLKRCIIDSGVRIPEGLVVGEDPGLDGQRFRRTESGICLITKAMIDRLD; this comes from the coding sequence GTGACACAAAGAGAAGGCCGCAAACAACCTCTGGCACGCGACGCGATGGCTTATGTCTTGGCCGGCGGGCGCGGCAGCCGCCTGATGGAACTGACCGACAATCGCGCGAAGCCTGCGGTGTATTTCGGCGGCATGTCCCGCATCATCGATTTTGCGCTCTCCAATGCGATCAACAGCGGCATCCGGCGCATCGGCGTGGCGACGCAGTACAAGGCCCACTCGCTCATCCGCCACATGCAGCGCGCCTGGAACTTCCTGCGCCCCGAGCGCAACGAGAGCTTCGACATTCTGCCCGCCTCGCAGCGCATCGACGAGTTTCACTGGTATGAGGGTACAGCGGACGCGGTGTTCCAGAACATCGACATCATCGCCAGCCACGCGCCAAAATATATCGTCATCCTGGCGGGCGATCACATCTACAAGATGGATTATGAGCTCATGCTCCAGCAGCATGTGCAGGAAAATGCCGATGTGACCGTGGGCTGCCTGGAAGTCCCGCGCATGCAGGCGACGGCCTTTGGCGTCATGCATGTCGATGATAAGGGCCAGATCACCAGCTTCCTCGAGAAGCCCGCCGACCCGCCAGCCATGCCCGGCAAGCCCGATGTCGCGCTCGCCTCGATGGGCATCTATGTCTTCACGACCGAATTTCTCTTCGAGCAGCTGCGGCGGGATGCCGATGATCCGGAAAGCAAGCGCGATTTCGGCGGGGACATCATCCCCTATATCGTCAAGCACGGCAAAGCTGTCGCTCATCTGTTTTCATCGAGCGCGATACGCGCCGCCGAGCAAATCGAAGAATATTGGCGCGATGTCGGCACGCTCGATGCGTATTGGGAAGCCAATATCGACCTGACCGACGTGGTCCCCAAGCTCAACATGTACGATCGGGACTGGCCGATCTGGACCGACCAGATCATCGCTGCGCCCGCCAAGTTCGTGCATGATGAGGAAGGCCGCCGGGGCATGGCGGTTAGTTCGCTCATCTCGCAGGATTGCATCGTCTCGGGCGCCGAGGCGCATCGCAGCCTGCTGTTCACCGGGGTGAAGATGGGCAGCTTCGCCAGCGTGAAGGAGGCGGTGATCCTGCCTTATTGCAACATCGGTCGCGGTGCGCGGCTCAAGCGGTGCATCATCGATAGCGGCGTCCGCATTCCGGAAGGTCTGGTCGTCGGCGAAGATCCGGGCCTGGACGGGCAGCGGTTTCGCCGCACGGAAAGCGGCATCTGTCTGATCACCAAGGCGATGATCGACCGGCTGGACTAG